CGCATTCGTGATTTTCGACGACGTGCTCGTGCCGTGGGAGCGCGTGTTCCTGATGTACGACATGACCCTCGCCAACCAGGCGTACGCCAGGACCGACGCCGTGCTGCACATGGCGTACCAGGTCGTGAACCAGAAGGTCAGCAAGACGGAAGCGTTCCTGGGCCTCGCGCAGAGCATCGTGGACACCGTCGGCAGCGGGCAGTTCCAGCACGTGCAGAGCAAGGTCAGCGAGATCATCGTGACCCTGGAGATCATGAAGGCCCTGCGGGTGGCCGCCGTGGAGGGCGCGCAGCTCAACGCGTACGGTGTCATGACGCCCGCGCGAGGCCCGCTGGATGCCGCGCGGAACTACTACCCGGCGATCTACCCGCGCCTGAACGAGATCATCCAGCTGCTCGGCGCGTCCGGGATCATCATGATGCCCAGCCGGGCCGACCGCGAGGGGCCACTCGGGGCGTTCATCGAGAAGCACCTGCAGGCCACGAACGCCAGCGCCGAGGAGCGGCTCAAGCTCTTCCGCCTCGCGTGGGACCTGACCCTGAGCAGCTTCGGCGCGCGGCAGAACCTGTACGAGAAGCACTTCTTCGGCGACCCCATCCGCATGCACAGCGCCCTGTACGAGGTCTACGACAAGAAACCCTACGTGCAGCGCATCCGCGAGTTCATCCACCAGCCTCAACCCAACCAGTCCAAAACCGTGGCGGCGGACTGACATGCAGACGCCGAACACCATCCGCATCGCGCACGGCATCTTCTACGTCACCGACCTCGCCGCCTCCCGCCACTTCTACGTGGACCTGCTGGGCCTGAACGTCCTGCATGAGACCGACGGCGCCCTGTACCTGCGCGCCAACGAGGACCGCGAGTGGACGCTGAAACTCGAACTCGCGCCCGAGGCCGGCGTGAAGCACCTCGCCTACCGCGTGGGCACGGACGCCGACCTGGACGCCCTGACCGTGTTCCTGGACGCACAGGGTATTCCGTGGCGCTGGGAGACGGAACTCGACCGGCCGCGCCTGCTGCGCTTCCAGGACCCGTACGGCGTGCCCGTCGCGTTCTACGCTCAGTCCGTCAAGCACCCCTGGTTGCTGCAGGACTACCACCTGCACCGCGGCGCGGGCCTGCAACGCATCGACCACATCAACGTCATGACCCCGGACGTGGAAGGCGTGATGCGCTGGTACATGGACCACCTCGGCTTCCGCCTCAGCGAGTACACCGAGGACGACCACGGACGCATCTGGGCGGCCTGGATTCAGCGGCGCGGCAGCGTGCACGACCTCGCCCTGACCAACGGCATGGGGCCGAGGCTGCATCACTTCGCGTACTGGATGCCGGACATGGGGAGCATCATCCGCACCTGCGACATCCTCGCGGGCGCCCGCATGCCCGAACACATCGAACGCGGCCCCGGCCGCCACGGCGTCAGCAACGCATTCTTCCTGTACATCCGCGACCCCGACGGGCACCGCATCGAGCTGTACACCTGCGACTACCTGACCGTCGACCCGGACTTCGAACCGATCCGCTGGTCGCTGAACGACCCGCGCCGCCAGACCCTCTGGGGCGCCAAAACCCCGAAAAGCTGGTTCGAGGAAGGCTCCCTGCTCGAAGCCTACGACGGCGGCTGGGTGCAGCCCCGCGAGAGCGACCTGAAAGGCCTGCCCGTCCACGTGATTTAAGTTGAGTGAACCCCTCCGCCCCCTGACGGGGGCACCTCTGCTCCGCAGCTCTACGAGTCCCCTCGAAGGGGAGGCTAAAAAACTCTCCTGCGCGGTTTGGCTCCCCTCTAAGGGGAGCTGGCCGCGAAGCGGCCTGAGGGGTCCCCCCGCGACTCCGTTCCCAACCGAGGTTTCCCTGATGAAAACTGCGAATTTTATGGCCCGAGGTCGTCAGCACCGTGGCGTGCTGCAAGGCGGCATGCTGATCGACGCGGCGGGTGAGGCGCACCGTCCGGACGAGGTGCAGTTCCTGCTGCCGGTGAATCCCGGGAAGGTGATCGCGCTGGCGCTGAACTACGCCGATCACAACGCGGAGCTGGGCTTCAAGACGCCGGAGGAGCCGGTGATGTTCCTGAAGCCGAACACGAGTCTGTTGCCGCACGGCGGGACGGTGGAGTACCCGCGTGGGGCGCAGTTCATGCACTACGAGGTGGAACTGGGCATCGTGATCGGCCGGGACGCGCGGCGCGTGAAGGTGAAGGACGCAGAAGACTACATCGGCGGGTACACCATTGCGAACGATCTGGTGGTGCGTGATTACGTGAGCAACTACTACCGCCCGCCCATGCGTGCCAAGGGCTGGGATACCTTCGGGCCGCTGGGGCCGTACCTCGTGTCGGCGGACGAGGTGCCGGACCCCTACAACCTGGGTCTGCGCGCCTTCGTGAACGGCGAGCTGCGCCAGGAGGGCAACACGCGCGACATGATCCTGCGCGGGCCGGAACTGATCGAGTTCATGAGCCGCTTCATGACCCTGCAGGCGGGCGACGTGATCCTGACCGGCACACCGAAAGGTGTGTCGCACGTGAAGCCGGGGGACGTGATGCGCCTGGAGATCGACGGGCTGGGCGCGCTGGAAAACCCGGTGGCCTGGGAGTCGGAGGATGCCGAACCGCTGATCGCGCAGGAAGGGCAGCGGATCTGATGCCGCACCTGACCGTCGAGTACACCGACAACCTGAATGCGCCGCGCGTGCCGGAGCTGCTGCGCGCCCTGAACGGGGTGCTGCTGGCCCGTCCGGACGTGTACCCGCCGGGCGGCATCCGCGCGCGCGCGCACCGCCTGACGGAGTACGTGGTGGCCGAGGGCGCGCATGACGACGCGTTCGTGCACGTCACCCTGAAGATCGCCGCCGGGCGCAGCGAGACCGTGAAGGCCGAGACGGGCGCGGCGCTGTTCGAGGTGCTGAAAAACCACTTCGCGGCGGACTTCGAGTCCCGCTTCCTGGCCCTGTCGCTGGAGATCGCGGAGTTCAGCGAGGCCGGGACCTTCAAGCACAACAACATCCACGCCCGCTACCGCAGGGAGCAGGCATGACGGGCCTCTCTGACGCGCAGGTGCAGGACGCCGCGCGCCGCCTGCACGCCGCCGAGCAGACCCGCACGCCCATGCGGCAGCTGTCCGGCCAGTACCCCGGCCTGACCATCGCAGACGCATACCGCGTTCAGGACGCCTGGGTGAGCCACAAGCTCACGCAGGGCCGCCGGGTGATCGGGCACAAGATCGGCCTGACGTCGCGCGCCATGCAGCAGGCCGTGAACATCGACGAACCCGACTACGGCACCCTGCTGGACGACATGGTGTTCAGCGAGTTGCAACCCATCCCGTCCGGGCGGTTCATCGTGCCGCGCGTGGAGGTGGAACTGGCGTTCATCCTCGGCAAGGACCTGCGCGGGCCGAACGTGACGGTCATGGACGTGCTGGACGCCACGCGCTGGGTGGTCCCCGCCGCCGAGATCATCGACGCGCGCATCGAACGGGTGGACCGCGAGACCGGCGCGACCCGGAAGGTGACGGACACCATCAGCGACAACGCCGCGAACGCCGGGATCGTCCTGGGCGGGCGGCCCGTGCGGCCTACCGATGTGGACCTGCGCTGGGTGGGCGCGCTGCTGTTCCGCAACGGCGTGATCGAGGAGACCGGCGTGGCGGCCGGCGTGCTGAACCACCCGGCCGAGGGCGTGGCGTGGCTCGCCAACCGTCTCGCGCCGCATGGCGTGACGCTGCGGGCAGGGGAGACGGTGCTGGCCGGGTCGTTCGTGCGCCCGGTGGACGCCGCGCCCGGCGACATCTTCCACGCGGATTACGGCCCGCTGGGCAGCGTGACCCTGAGGTTCGCGCGGTGAGCGCCCCCGACCTGCACAACCCCCTGAAGGCGGCCCTGGCGCGCGGGGAGTTCCAGCTGGGCCTGTGGCTGGCGCTGGCCGACCCGTACAGCGCCGAGATCATCGCCGGGGCGGGCTTCGACTGGCTGCTGATCGACGGCGAACACGCGCCGAACGACGTGCGCAGCACCCTTCTGGTGCTCCAGGCCCTCGCGGCGTACCCGGTGATGCCCATCGTGCGGCCTCCCATCGGGCAGACGCACCTGCTCAAGCAGTACCTCGACCTGGGCGTGCAGACGCTGCTGATTCCCATGGTGGAAAGCGGCGCGCAGGCCCGCGACCTCGTCGCCGCGACCCGCTACCCGCCGCGCGGTGTGCGGGGCGTGGGCAGCGCGATTGCCCGTGTCTCGCGCTGGAATGCCGTGCCGGACTACCTGCACCGCGCCGACGAGCAGGTGTGCCTGCTGGTGCAGGTCGAGAGCGCCGCCGGACTCGCCGCGCTGGACGACATCCTGGCCGTCGAGGGCGTGGACGGCGTATTCATCGGCCCGGCGGACCTGAGCGCCAGCCTGGGCCACCTCGGGAACCCCGCGCACCCGGACGTGCAGGCCGCGATCCTCGACGCGGTCAGGCGCACCCGCACGGCCGGGAAGGCGGCAGGCATCCTCTGCACCGAGGCTCAGGTGCCGCACTACCGCGCGGCGGGCTGCACGTTCATCGCAGCGGGCGTGGACACCACCCTCCTGGCCCGCGCCGCCCGCGACCTGGCCGGGCGATTCCAGTCCGACACCGGCCAGGACGTGTACTGACACGGAGTCCTTATCAGAGGCTCAGGATGCTGCGGAGCGCGGTGTGGACAGGCGCGTACTCGGTGGTCGTCAGGGTGTTCAGGCGCCTTGCGACCTGACCGGCGTCGAGTGCGCGCAACTGGTCGGTGAGGACGACTGAATCGACCGGCAGACCACCGGCGCCAGCGGGGAGGATGGGGTAGAGGCCGGGGGCTGCACTGGCCCACGGTTGCCCCCGGTGGGTCGTCACTGGAACCACCAGGATCATCGGGTACCGGTCGGTGCCGGCGCGCTGCGGCAGACCGACAACCACGGCAGGACGGTACCCTTCCTGCTCGCGGCCGTTCGGGACCTGCTGTGGCAGCCGGGCAACAATCACGTCCCCGGGTTTGAGGGCGACCGATCCGCTCAATGTTCCGCCGCGATTTCGCCGCTGGCCGTGACGTGTACCGCCTTGCCCAGGGTGAGGGGGTCGACTCCGCCCCAGTCGTAGGGTTCTTCGTCGGCGAGGCGTGACAGGTCGGCTGTCTGCCATGAGGTGTCTTCGGCACTGCGGGTTTCCACGATGGCGATCAGGTCGTTCGGCGTGACGTCTTCGCCCGTGACGCGCCGTAGTCCGGCGATCACCTGAGAGAGGACATCGAAGCTGACCGACTGGGGTGTCTCTTCAGCGGCGAGTCGGTAGATCGTTGCCTGCCGCATTTCGGGAAGGGCTTTCGCCAGCCTGTACGGCGTGATCCCGTGGGCCTGGAGGTAGGCTCTGAGTTTCCACTGTGCCTGCATCATAGGAGAAGCATACTCTGGAGTACCTGTCAGGAGGAGTACTCTTGAGCGTACTATCGCCG
The Deinococcus seoulensis genome window above contains:
- the hpaD gene encoding 3,4-dihydroxyphenylacetate 2,3-dioxygenase; amino-acid sequence: MQTPNTIRIAHGIFYVTDLAASRHFYVDLLGLNVLHETDGALYLRANEDREWTLKLELAPEAGVKHLAYRVGTDADLDALTVFLDAQGIPWRWETELDRPRLLRFQDPYGVPVAFYAQSVKHPWLLQDYHLHRGAGLQRIDHINVMTPDVEGVMRWYMDHLGFRLSEYTEDDHGRIWAAWIQRRGSVHDLALTNGMGPRLHHFAYWMPDMGSIIRTCDILAGARMPEHIERGPGRHGVSNAFFLYIRDPDGHRIELYTCDYLTVDPDFEPIRWSLNDPRRQTLWGAKTPKSWFEEGSLLEAYDGGWVQPRESDLKGLPVHVI
- a CDS encoding fumarylacetoacetate hydrolase family protein — translated: MKTANFMARGRQHRGVLQGGMLIDAAGEAHRPDEVQFLLPVNPGKVIALALNYADHNAELGFKTPEEPVMFLKPNTSLLPHGGTVEYPRGAQFMHYEVELGIVIGRDARRVKVKDAEDYIGGYTIANDLVVRDYVSNYYRPPMRAKGWDTFGPLGPYLVSADEVPDPYNLGLRAFVNGELRQEGNTRDMILRGPELIEFMSRFMTLQAGDVILTGTPKGVSHVKPGDVMRLEIDGLGALENPVAWESEDAEPLIAQEGQRI
- a CDS encoding 5-carboxymethyl-2-hydroxymuconate Delta-isomerase, with the protein product MPHLTVEYTDNLNAPRVPELLRALNGVLLARPDVYPPGGIRARAHRLTEYVVAEGAHDDAFVHVTLKIAAGRSETVKAETGAALFEVLKNHFAADFESRFLALSLEIAEFSEAGTFKHNNIHARYRREQA
- the hpaH gene encoding 2-oxo-hept-4-ene-1,7-dioate hydratase — encoded protein: MTGLSDAQVQDAARRLHAAEQTRTPMRQLSGQYPGLTIADAYRVQDAWVSHKLTQGRRVIGHKIGLTSRAMQQAVNIDEPDYGTLLDDMVFSELQPIPSGRFIVPRVEVELAFILGKDLRGPNVTVMDVLDATRWVVPAAEIIDARIERVDRETGATRKVTDTISDNAANAGIVLGGRPVRPTDVDLRWVGALLFRNGVIEETGVAAGVLNHPAEGVAWLANRLAPHGVTLRAGETVLAGSFVRPVDAAPGDIFHADYGPLGSVTLRFAR
- the hpaI gene encoding 4-hydroxy-2-oxoheptanedioate aldolase — translated: MSAPDLHNPLKAALARGEFQLGLWLALADPYSAEIIAGAGFDWLLIDGEHAPNDVRSTLLVLQALAAYPVMPIVRPPIGQTHLLKQYLDLGVQTLLIPMVESGAQARDLVAATRYPPRGVRGVGSAIARVSRWNAVPDYLHRADEQVCLLVQVESAAGLAALDDILAVEGVDGVFIGPADLSASLGHLGNPAHPDVQAAILDAVRRTRTAGKAAGILCTEAQVPHYRAAGCTFIAAGVDTTLLARAARDLAGRFQSDTGQDVY
- a CDS encoding type II toxin-antitoxin system PemK/MazF family toxin, which encodes MIVARLPQQVPNGREQEGYRPAVVVGLPQRAGTDRYPMILVVPVTTHRGQPWASAAPGLYPILPAGAGGLPVDSVVLTDQLRALDAGQVARRLNTLTTTEYAPVHTALRSILSL
- a CDS encoding helix-turn-helix domain-containing protein codes for the protein MMQAQWKLRAYLQAHGITPYRLAKALPEMRQATIYRLAAEETPQSVSFDVLSQVIAGLRRVTGEDVTPNDLIAIVETRSAEDTSWQTADLSRLADEEPYDWGGVDPLTLGKAVHVTASGEIAAEH